A window of the Paenibacillus woosongensis genome harbors these coding sequences:
- a CDS encoding divergent polysaccharide deacetylase family protein: MDRNTANWRVFGKICCCLLLSLSSLNMLPGLAAAGQIASISKPAAQLIKDEGRQSAKGKKLAVIIDDLGNGMQGTEEIMALPVKVTVAVMPFLPTTEADARKAHEVGHDVLIHLPLEPKQGPTRWLGPGAILTEMSDEAVRKNVEAAIDNVPYAIGINNHMGSKVTGDERVMSIILDVCRERGLFFVDSRTNYRSIIFKLCKQKGMPQIKNDIFLDDVHTEAHISRQMDKVAEQVHAEGKCVTIGHVGTKGKKTAAVIKKYIPKLQGQGIEFVGISEMARDVKTPGQWPGGGIILP, encoded by the coding sequence ATGGATCGAAATACGGCAAATTGGCGGGTTTTCGGGAAAATATGTTGTTGTTTATTGCTAAGCTTAAGTTCCCTCAATATGTTGCCTGGGCTTGCAGCGGCAGGGCAGATCGCATCAATTTCCAAACCTGCGGCTCAGCTTATAAAGGATGAGGGCAGACAATCGGCAAAAGGTAAAAAGCTGGCGGTCATTATCGATGATCTGGGCAACGGAATGCAGGGTACCGAGGAAATAATGGCCCTGCCAGTCAAGGTAACCGTAGCAGTTATGCCTTTTCTGCCAACGACGGAAGCGGATGCGCGAAAGGCTCACGAAGTCGGGCATGATGTGCTGATTCACCTTCCATTGGAGCCGAAGCAGGGACCAACGAGATGGCTGGGCCCCGGAGCGATTCTCACTGAAATGAGCGACGAGGCAGTACGGAAGAACGTGGAAGCCGCCATCGACAACGTTCCTTATGCGATCGGAATCAACAATCATATGGGATCTAAAGTAACCGGGGATGAGCGCGTAATGTCCATCATCCTGGATGTATGCCGCGAGCGGGGGTTATTTTTCGTCGATAGCCGTACGAATTATCGATCCATCATTTTTAAATTATGCAAGCAGAAAGGCATGCCGCAAATCAAGAACGATATTTTTCTTGATGATGTGCATACAGAGGCTCATATTTCCCGGCAGATGGACAAAGTCGCAGAGCAGGTGCATGCCGAAGGAAAATGCGTAACGATCGGCCATGTAGGAACCAAAGGGAAGAAGACGGCCGCGGTGATAAAAAAATATATTCCCAAGCTTCAAGGGCAGGGCATTGAATTCGTAGGTATTTCGGAAATGGCCCGCGATGTAAAAACTCCCGGACAATGGCCGGGAGGCGGGATCATATTGCCGTAA
- a CDS encoding DUF4367 domain-containing protein encodes MMRKSGTILQDETLKELLTAEAQDTIDVRLSVMNRVREIHERSSGQKTVRRKTGAVVMLASLIIVLTSLTGLAASRYVQILNPKGEVIVETKEIREDAFTPHAKTYHEMRSAYREHVLGMLKPGELVAYYVHDDTLNAYDSGNKVQTVYKPLEHSSYEAFEKQLEMTKGPLFLKPKYLPQGFSFEAGNVFPSVMEGEASLENLKRLEPEFIRMAETSTSDSKLFIKPLSWNTAGSANARYANGEDTININAYVRKKSPSSVTTMHPEGVFVEKLTAGGQEMVYMEAKTEEVAEAHYKHKLEWLDEEAEVFYSIYDNQRSTLSKSEFVRIVESALK; translated from the coding sequence ATGATGCGAAAGAGCGGCACTATTCTTCAAGATGAAACGCTAAAGGAGCTTCTGACCGCAGAGGCTCAGGATACCATCGATGTACGCCTGAGCGTTATGAACCGGGTTCGGGAAATCCATGAACGGAGCAGCGGCCAAAAAACAGTTCGGCGTAAGACGGGAGCCGTAGTCATGCTCGCCAGCCTCATTATTGTGCTGACCTCTTTAACAGGCCTCGCGGCTTCCCGGTATGTGCAAATATTGAACCCCAAAGGCGAAGTGATTGTTGAAACCAAGGAAATCAGGGAAGATGCGTTTACTCCCCATGCCAAGACTTATCATGAAATGAGGTCTGCCTATAGAGAGCATGTCTTAGGGATGCTTAAGCCAGGTGAACTCGTGGCCTACTATGTCCATGACGATACGCTGAATGCTTACGACAGCGGAAATAAGGTTCAAACCGTATATAAGCCGTTGGAGCACAGCAGTTATGAGGCATTTGAGAAGCAGCTTGAAATGACAAAGGGACCGCTTTTCTTGAAACCCAAATACTTGCCGCAAGGGTTCTCCTTCGAAGCGGGGAATGTATTTCCCAGTGTGATGGAAGGGGAGGCCAGTCTAGAAAATCTGAAAAGGCTGGAGCCGGAATTTATCCGTATGGCTGAGACCTCCACCAGTGACTCCAAATTGTTCATCAAACCGCTGTCCTGGAATACAGCCGGCAGTGCAAATGCGAGATACGCCAATGGGGAGGATACAATCAATATCAATGCTTATGTGCGGAAGAAGAGCCCATCTTCGGTAACAACGATGCATCCCGAAGGCGTGTTCGTGGAGAAGCTGACAGCAGGCGGACAAGAGATGGTTTATATGGAAGCGAAGACGGAGGAGGTAGCGGAAGCCCACTATAAGCACAAATTGGAATGGCTGGATGAGGAGGCTGAGGTCTTTTATTCCATTTACGATAACCAAAGAAGCACTCTGTCCAAATCTGAATTTGTCCGCATTGTAGAGAGCGCGTTGAAATGA
- the sstT gene encoding serine/threonine transporter SstT: MKTLMLRWNKLSLVKRIFAGIILGVILALSVPKAAGIAMFGTLFISALKAVAPILVLLLVMSAIANHQKGRQTNMKKIIALYGLSTFLAGVTAVGASFIFPVKLSLVTDALELTPPGGIVEVLNNLLFQIVDNPVNALMSANYIGILAWAILLGAALKGANDHTKSMLTHLSDAVTQIVRWVIQFAPLGIMGLVFESITTSGLSSLLSYGKLLLVLIGCMLFVALVVNPLIVYVNTRENPYPLVLSCLKESGITAFFTRSSAANIPINMRLCEKLKLDPDTYSVSIPLGATINMAGAAVTISVLTLAAVQTLGIPVDFSTALILSVLSAVSAAGASGVAGGSLLLIPLACSLFGISNDIAMQVVGVGFIIGVLQDSFETALNSSSDVLFTATAEYAKKRKEANSASISA, from the coding sequence ATGAAGACACTTATGCTCAGGTGGAATAAACTAAGTCTCGTAAAACGAATCTTTGCGGGGATTATACTCGGGGTTATTTTGGCCTTATCCGTTCCAAAGGCTGCAGGAATCGCTATGTTTGGTACCTTGTTTATTTCCGCGCTTAAGGCGGTTGCACCCATATTGGTGCTGCTGCTGGTGATGTCTGCGATAGCCAATCATCAAAAAGGGCGCCAGACGAACATGAAGAAGATTATCGCTCTATATGGTTTAAGTACTTTTTTGGCAGGGGTTACCGCTGTCGGGGCTAGTTTTATTTTTCCGGTAAAGCTGTCTCTAGTAACGGATGCGTTAGAGCTGACTCCCCCCGGAGGTATTGTTGAAGTACTGAACAATTTGCTCTTTCAGATTGTAGACAACCCGGTCAATGCTCTGATGAGCGCTAACTATATCGGTATTCTAGCTTGGGCGATCCTGCTTGGGGCTGCTTTAAAAGGGGCCAATGATCACACGAAAAGCATGCTCACGCATTTATCGGATGCCGTAACGCAAATCGTCAGATGGGTTATACAATTTGCGCCGCTTGGGATCATGGGCCTTGTGTTTGAATCCATTACAACCAGCGGGCTTTCGTCCTTGCTTAGTTACGGGAAATTACTGCTCGTGCTTATTGGATGTATGCTCTTTGTAGCGCTTGTCGTTAATCCATTGATCGTATATGTGAACACGCGTGAAAATCCCTATCCTCTCGTGTTAAGCTGTCTGAAGGAAAGCGGGATAACGGCATTCTTCACCCGGAGTTCTGCGGCAAACATTCCTATTAATATGCGCTTATGCGAAAAATTAAAGCTGGATCCGGACACATATTCGGTGTCCATCCCATTAGGGGCTACGATTAATATGGCGGGGGCGGCAGTTACAATTTCCGTCTTAACGCTAGCGGCCGTCCAGACGCTTGGCATTCCTGTGGACTTCAGCACAGCGCTGATTCTCAGCGTCCTGTCCGCCGTATCCGCTGCGGGGGCTTCGGGCGTTGCCGGCGGGTCGCTGCTGCTCATTCCTTTGGCCTGCAGCCTGTTCGGCATATCCAATGACATCGCTATGCAGGTCGTGGGTGTAGGCTTCATCATCGGCGTTTTGCAGGATTCCTTTGAGACGGCGTTGAACTCATCCTCTGACGTACTATTTACGGCTACGGCCGAATATGCCAAAAAACGAAAAGAAGCCAATAGTGCTAGTATTAGTGCCTAG
- a CDS encoding YqzE family protein translates to MAKGDELVKYITERVVNYMETPKDVRRSQAKGKEPWSRRWFGMIPFSLGMWWGQTAHIGRKGKGVRTRNKN, encoded by the coding sequence ATGGCTAAGGGCGACGAACTGGTCAAATACATTACCGAACGAGTCGTAAATTATATGGAGACACCGAAGGATGTCCGGCGCAGTCAGGCCAAGGGGAAGGAGCCTTGGAGCCGCAGGTGGTTCGGGATGATTCCATTCAGTCTTGGCATGTGGTGGGGACAGACGGCGCATATCGGCAGAAAAGGGAAAGGCGTGCGAACCCGTAATAAAAATTGA
- a CDS encoding RNA polymerase sigma factor → MEFVEKCVMEVKAGEINQYVHIVEAFQAPIFRYCSRMLGNRQEAEDAVQDILVKGFEKIGMYEPSGSFSSWLYKIAHNHCLNLLRKRSVQHKFQSWFRQNTVAESAEQTITSRLFGEPLASAITSLSAEERSLLILRALEEKSFAEIGEISGKSTEAVKKKYGRLKVKLQRLMEQKGGAGYDAKERHYSSR, encoded by the coding sequence ATGGAGTTTGTGGAAAAATGCGTCATGGAAGTCAAAGCGGGCGAAATTAATCAATATGTACATATCGTTGAAGCATTCCAGGCACCGATTTTTCGCTATTGCAGCCGTATGCTGGGGAATCGGCAAGAAGCGGAGGATGCGGTGCAGGACATTCTGGTCAAAGGGTTCGAAAAAATTGGAATGTATGAGCCCAGCGGCAGCTTTTCATCCTGGCTGTATAAGATCGCCCATAACCATTGTCTAAATCTGCTTCGCAAGCGCAGTGTCCAGCATAAATTTCAGAGCTGGTTCCGGCAGAATACGGTTGCCGAAAGCGCGGAACAAACGATAACCAGCCGATTATTCGGAGAGCCGCTTGCGTCCGCCATAACATCCTTAAGCGCGGAGGAGCGCAGTTTGCTAATATTACGGGCGCTTGAAGAGAAGTCATTTGCCGAGATTGGAGAAATTTCAGGAAAAAGCACGGAAGCGGTCAAGAAAAAATACGGCCGGTTGAAGGTGAAGCTGCAGAGGCTGATGGAGCAGAAAGGGGGAGCGGGGTATGATGCGAAAGAGCGGCACTATTCTTCAAGATGA
- a CDS encoding N-acetylmuramoyl-L-alanine amidase family protein, whose translation MRRKCLSLLAIIFAFSSLYGTSVIAGDHTFRYAFPQPVILIDAGHGGIDGGTSYGDILEKDINLEIGRRLYVILRSHGYRAILNRTGDYALSDDNRWLRNRSRHIRDLAQRKQLSEELPSEIVVSLHVNWGRNRAKRGPIVLHQNEGRSAILAFSIQNSLDSLYAASSLPQVGKPFYLLNHVDCPAVIVETGFLSNAEDRAMLISTRGQQKIAEAIYGGIVQYFTAI comes from the coding sequence ATGAGACGCAAATGCCTTTCCCTGCTTGCAATAATTTTTGCTTTCAGCAGTTTGTACGGCACAAGCGTAATCGCTGGGGATCATACCTTCCGGTACGCTTTTCCCCAGCCCGTCATTCTCATCGATGCAGGACATGGCGGAATCGACGGCGGCACTTCATATGGCGACATCCTGGAGAAGGACATCAATTTAGAAATTGGCCGCCGCCTTTATGTCATACTTCGCAGCCATGGATATCGAGCGATTCTAAATAGGACTGGCGATTATGCGCTAAGCGACGATAACCGCTGGCTGCGAAATCGTTCGCGTCACATCCGTGATTTGGCCCAGCGCAAGCAGTTAAGCGAAGAGCTTCCGTCGGAAATCGTCGTCAGCCTTCACGTAAACTGGGGCAGAAACAGAGCAAAACGCGGGCCAATTGTACTTCACCAGAACGAAGGCCGCAGTGCCATACTAGCATTCTCAATCCAGAACTCCCTGGACAGCCTGTATGCCGCTTCATCCTTACCTCAAGTCGGCAAGCCTTTTTATCTGCTGAATCATGTGGATTGCCCCGCCGTCATCGTGGAAACTGGCTTTCTCAGCAACGCCGAAGACCGCGCCATGCTTATCAGCACACGCGGTCAACAGAAAATTGCCGAGGCCATTTATGGCGGAATCGTCCAATATTTTACGGCAATATGA
- a CDS encoding NAD(P)/FAD-dependent oxidoreductase, with product MQKFIVIGGGILGASTAYQLAKSGAEVTIVDRKDLGQATDAAAGIICPWISQRRNQAWYKLAREGARFYPALIEELERDGETETGYARVGALRIHKEQDKLVELQKRAELRKHDAPEMGDITLLTPNEVKRLFPPLADDYAALHIGGAARVDGRALRDALLRAAIRKGAVLLNGEAELCFAGGLVTGVRIRDGRDELIHADAVVVCAGAWINPLLEPLGVEFKATFQKAQIVHLAYPDMDTGSWPVVMPPGDQYILAFDNNRIVIGATHENDPQGFDTRITAGGLQEVFSKALAYAPGLADSTYMEARVGFRPFTPGFLPVIGALPGWRGIFVANGLGASGLTMGPYIGYQLAKLVLGLDTDIALENYKVEGAIGQ from the coding sequence ATGCAAAAGTTTATCGTGATCGGCGGGGGGATTTTAGGCGCTTCTACGGCGTACCAATTGGCTAAAAGCGGAGCGGAGGTGACCATTGTCGACCGGAAAGACCTGGGACAGGCAACGGACGCCGCAGCCGGCATCATTTGCCCGTGGATTTCCCAGCGGCGCAACCAGGCCTGGTATAAATTGGCCAGGGAAGGGGCACGTTTCTATCCGGCCCTGATCGAGGAGCTGGAGAGAGACGGAGAGACCGAAACCGGCTATGCGCGTGTCGGGGCGCTTCGCATCCATAAGGAACAGGACAAGCTGGTTGAATTGCAAAAACGTGCCGAGCTGCGCAAGCATGATGCCCCCGAGATGGGCGACATTACGCTGCTCACCCCTAATGAGGTGAAGCGTTTATTTCCGCCGCTCGCCGATGACTACGCCGCGCTGCATATCGGCGGGGCCGCCCGCGTCGATGGACGCGCGCTCCGGGATGCGCTGCTCCGCGCTGCGATCAGAAAGGGCGCCGTACTGCTGAACGGGGAAGCGGAGCTTTGCTTTGCCGGCGGCTTGGTTACAGGAGTACGAATCCGGGATGGCCGGGATGAGCTGATCCATGCCGACGCCGTCGTCGTATGTGCCGGCGCGTGGATTAATCCGCTGCTCGAACCGTTAGGGGTAGAATTCAAAGCGACCTTCCAAAAAGCGCAGATCGTTCACTTGGCATATCCGGATATGGATACGGGCAGCTGGCCGGTTGTCATGCCGCCCGGAGATCAGTATATCCTGGCCTTTGACAATAACCGGATTGTAATTGGTGCAACCCATGAAAACGACCCGCAAGGCTTCGACACCCGTATTACGGCAGGTGGTCTGCAAGAGGTGTTCAGTAAAGCGCTGGCGTATGCGCCGGGGTTGGCTGACAGCACCTATATGGAGGCAAGAGTCGGTTTTCGTCCGTTCACTCCGGGATTTCTGCCAGTGATTGGCGCTTTGCCCGGCTGGCGGGGCATCTTCGTGGCCAACGGCTTGGGCGCATCGGGCTTAACGATGGGGCCTTATATCGGATACCAATTGGCCAAGCTGGTTCTCGGACTGGATACCGATATTGCTCTGGAGAATTACAAGGTAGAAGGGGCCATTGGCCAATAA
- a CDS encoding YqhG family protein: MTMTMEQIQQYVLAYLDITECQIMEKSPHHVTVKLSLQADKDLTNRPYYWSFIERTGAEPQTMSFKFVFDAERHDAELAAAEQDVPKPQEDQILGRHYGAIRPLPVLGPARIQREDLAFGSPRLKQIFDAALRRGRCVYLFESASPKQRMTLLPAAYEPWLGVNFKIEFCCDMKREEIRTLGISLLTGHIDTSFSSRLQSLSLVPRVPENVHIEPTRLSLAEGRDMLEQIIRTAIEAYDQTWAEEANERLQEELLLIDSYYTDLLRDPDKEKKKLVQEQYESRRGEIRWQYEPRIVVSAINCGIFHLRLRR, translated from the coding sequence ATGACCATGACCATGGAGCAAATCCAGCAGTATGTGCTGGCTTATCTCGACATTACCGAGTGCCAGATCATGGAGAAATCGCCGCATCACGTAACCGTCAAACTGTCTCTTCAAGCGGACAAGGACTTGACCAACCGTCCTTACTACTGGAGCTTCATCGAACGTACGGGAGCCGAACCGCAGACGATGTCCTTCAAATTCGTCTTTGATGCAGAGCGCCATGATGCCGAACTAGCCGCAGCGGAGCAGGATGTGCCCAAGCCGCAGGAGGATCAAATCCTCGGACGCCATTACGGGGCCATCCGCCCTCTGCCCGTGCTTGGCCCGGCACGGATTCAGCGCGAGGATCTGGCCTTCGGCAGCCCGCGCCTGAAGCAAATATTCGACGCCGCGCTTCGGCGGGGCCGCTGCGTCTACCTGTTCGAGAGCGCCTCACCAAAGCAGCGGATGACCCTGCTGCCTGCGGCTTACGAACCATGGCTTGGTGTCAATTTCAAAATTGAGTTTTGCTGTGATATGAAAAGAGAAGAGATCCGCACGCTGGGCATTTCCCTGCTGACCGGGCACATCGACACCTCCTTCAGCTCCAGGCTGCAGTCCCTCTCCCTCGTCCCCCGGGTACCAGAGAACGTCCATATCGAGCCAACTAGGCTATCCTTAGCGGAGGGCCGCGATATGCTCGAGCAAATCATCCGGACAGCAATCGAGGCTTATGACCAGACCTGGGCCGAAGAAGCCAACGAGCGGCTTCAGGAGGAGCTGCTGCTCATCGACAGCTACTATACGGACCTGCTTCGCGATCCGGACAAGGAGAAGAAGAAGCTAGTTCAGGAGCAATACGAATCGCGCCGTGGTGAAATCCGCTGGCAGTACGAGCCGAGGATTGTCGTATCCGCAATAAACTGCGGCATCTTCCATTTGCGTCTGCGGCGATGA
- the asd gene encoding aspartate-semialdehyde dehydrogenase, with protein sequence MGEKLKVGIVGGTGMVGQRFVQLLDGHPWFTVTAIAASANSAGKTYEESVQSRWKLSTPIPDSVKNIVVQDAAKVEEVTSGVDFVFCAVDMKKEEIQALEEAYAKTGTPVISNNSAHRWTPDVPMVIPEVNPQHLEVIAAQRKRLGTETGFIAVKPNCSIQSYVPALHALLDFEPTTVVASTYQAISGAGKNFADWPEMLDNVIPYIGGEEEKSEQEPLRIWGRVDDGQIVKASAPLITTQCIRVPVTDGHLATVFVSFKNKPSKEEIIARWQQYKGRAQELDLPSAPKQFITYFEEENRPQTGLDRDIEQGMGVSTGRLREDSLYDYKFVGLSHNTLRGAAGGAVLIAELLKAEGYIQPK encoded by the coding sequence ATGGGAGAAAAATTAAAAGTAGGCATTGTTGGCGGTACGGGGATGGTTGGTCAGCGGTTTGTTCAGCTGCTGGATGGGCATCCTTGGTTTACGGTGACGGCGATTGCGGCTAGCGCAAATTCCGCAGGGAAAACCTATGAAGAATCCGTGCAAAGCAGATGGAAGCTGTCCACGCCAATACCTGACAGCGTAAAAAACATCGTTGTTCAGGACGCAGCGAAAGTAGAAGAGGTTACTTCTGGGGTCGATTTTGTATTTTGCGCGGTGGATATGAAGAAGGAAGAGATTCAAGCTCTGGAAGAGGCTTATGCGAAGACGGGAACCCCTGTCATTTCCAATAACTCGGCTCACCGCTGGACACCTGACGTGCCGATGGTCATTCCTGAAGTGAATCCGCAGCATCTTGAAGTCATTGCTGCACAGCGCAAACGGCTTGGAACGGAAACCGGGTTTATCGCCGTTAAGCCGAATTGTTCCATCCAGAGTTATGTGCCTGCTCTGCATGCCCTGCTGGATTTTGAACCGACAACTGTGGTCGCGTCGACGTATCAGGCGATTTCTGGAGCCGGCAAAAATTTTGCCGATTGGCCGGAAATGCTGGACAACGTCATTCCTTATATCGGTGGGGAAGAGGAAAAGAGCGAGCAGGAGCCGCTGCGCATCTGGGGCCGGGTTGACGATGGTCAAATCGTTAAAGCTAGCGCTCCCCTGATCACGACGCAATGTATCCGCGTGCCCGTAACGGACGGACATTTGGCAACGGTGTTTGTATCGTTCAAAAACAAGCCTTCCAAAGAGGAAATCATTGCGCGCTGGCAGCAATACAAAGGGAGAGCGCAGGAGCTTGACCTGCCAAGCGCACCGAAGCAGTTCATCACTTATTTTGAAGAAGAAAACAGACCGCAAACCGGACTCGACCGCGACATCGAGCAGGGCATGGGCGTTTCAACGGGCAGATTGCGCGAGGATTCGCTCTACGATTATAAATTTGTAGGCTTATCACACAATACGTTGCGCGGAGCGGCCGGGGGCGCTGTACTGATCGCAGAGCTGCTTAAAGCCGAAGGCTATATTCAGCCGAAGTAA
- a CDS encoding carbohydrate-binding protein, producing MFSRVKKSIHVFLAFVITLPLMLTLPAITEVSAASDAVINLSAEKQTIRGFGGMNHPAWIGDLTAAQRETAFGNGPNQLGFSIVRIYVDDNRNNWNREVATAKRAIEHGALVIASPWNPPSDMVETFNRNGNTNAKRLKYDKYAAYAQHLNDFVSYMKNNGVDLYAISVQNEPDYAHDWTWWTPQEMLRFMKENAGSINARIIAPESFSYLKNMSDPILNDPQALANMDILGAHTYGTPFSNFPYPLFKQKGAGKELWMTEVYYPNSDNNSADRWPEALDVAYHIHHNMVDAEFQAYIWWYIRRQYGPMKEDGNISKRGYAMAHYSKFIRPGYVRVDATKNPDTHVFTSAYKGDNKLVIVAVNRGTTAVNQNFVLQNGTASSVSRWITSSSSNLTAGTPLDASSGSFFAHLPAQSITTFVAELGSGSGNGGTTYEAETNATLSNAVVETLYSGYNGAGYVNFNASTDASIQWNSIYCAVAGTKNVKFRYALESGSRNLDVYVNGTKVVSNTAFAATGNWATWGEKTIHVPMNAGTNTLKVVTTGTEGPNIDSIHVSAQ from the coding sequence ATGTTTTCACGTGTAAAAAAGTCAATTCATGTATTCTTGGCATTCGTAATTACGCTGCCGCTGATGTTAACCCTGCCAGCGATTACTGAAGTTTCGGCAGCAAGTGACGCAGTCATTAATTTATCAGCAGAAAAACAAACGATTCGCGGTTTTGGAGGCATGAACCACCCGGCATGGATTGGAGATTTGACAGCGGCGCAAAGAGAAACCGCTTTTGGTAATGGACCGAATCAATTAGGTTTTTCGATAGTAAGAATCTATGTAGACGACAATCGAAATAATTGGAACAGAGAAGTAGCGACTGCAAAAAGAGCGATTGAACATGGCGCATTAGTCATTGCTTCGCCATGGAATCCTCCAAGTGACATGGTTGAGACCTTCAACCGCAATGGGAATACAAATGCAAAACGACTGAAATACGATAAGTACGCGGCATACGCGCAGCACCTTAACGATTTCGTTTCATACATGAAGAATAACGGCGTCGATCTCTATGCTATTTCTGTTCAAAATGAGCCGGATTACGCGCATGATTGGACATGGTGGACGCCACAAGAAATGCTTCGCTTTATGAAAGAAAATGCCGGATCCATTAATGCCCGAATTATCGCACCCGAGTCTTTTTCTTATCTTAAGAACATGTCAGACCCGATTTTGAACGATCCACAGGCTCTTGCTAATATGGATATTCTTGGCGCCCACACTTATGGCACTCCGTTCAGCAATTTCCCTTATCCTCTTTTCAAGCAAAAAGGAGCGGGAAAAGAGCTTTGGATGACGGAAGTCTATTACCCGAATAGTGACAATAATTCGGCGGATCGCTGGCCCGAGGCATTGGACGTGGCATATCATATCCACCACAATATGGTTGACGCAGAATTCCAGGCCTATATCTGGTGGTACATTCGCAGGCAATACGGCCCTATGAAAGAGGATGGTAATATCAGCAAGCGCGGATATGCGATGGCTCATTACTCGAAATTCATTCGCCCCGGTTATGTAAGGGTTGATGCAACCAAGAACCCTGATACCCATGTTTTCACTTCTGCCTACAAAGGCGACAACAAGCTTGTTATTGTTGCGGTTAACAGAGGCACTACAGCGGTAAACCAAAACTTTGTCTTGCAAAATGGGACGGCTTCGAGCGTATCAAGATGGATTACGAGCAGCAGCAGCAATCTGACAGCCGGAACACCACTGGATGCCTCAAGCGGCTCCTTTTTCGCCCATCTTCCTGCCCAGAGCATTACAACCTTTGTAGCTGAACTCGGCAGCGGCAGCGGTAACGGCGGCACCACCTATGAAGCGGAAACAAACGCAACATTATCCAACGCGGTCGTAGAGACTCTTTATTCAGGTTATAACGGTGCAGGGTATGTCAACTTTAATGCATCTACCGATGCGAGCATTCAGTGGAATAGTATCTACTGTGCTGTTGCAGGAACTAAAAACGTGAAGTTCAGATACGCACTCGAAAGCGGATCAAGAAATCTAGATGTCTACGTTAACGGAACAAAAGTAGTGAGTAATACTGCCTTTGCAGCGACTGGAAATTGGGCAACCTGGGGCGAGAAAACGATCCATGTCCCTATGAATGCCGGAACCAATACTTTAAAAGTAGTCACTACCGGTACGGAAGGCCCGAACATCGATAGCATACATGTCTCGGCGCAGTAG
- a CDS encoding helix-turn-helix transcriptional regulator — protein MITNKVQEYRKEFGLIQEELARALNVTRQTIVAIENNKFNPSLELAFKISKFFNQPIEEIFTYTKEE, from the coding sequence TTGATTACAAACAAAGTACAAGAATATCGTAAAGAATTCGGGTTAATTCAAGAGGAACTAGCAAGAGCCCTCAATGTAACTCGCCAGACCATTGTTGCCATAGAAAATAACAAATTTAATCCCAGCTTGGAACTAGCATTTAAAATATCTAAGTTTTTTAATCAGCCTATTGAAGAAATTTTCACTTATACGAAGGAGGAATGA
- a CDS encoding DUF4367 domain-containing protein, translating to MNLTTKTMIATVSILLALSSASGIHAEAAAKPVKKPATKAASSKNNLELQKKEAEAIFNKVDEQGGLRVMYDGVNNILNYTYRSITSLDHEEYTQLSIKHKAPDLQQPEWLPEGYVFQSGEIIPPYFHFLSEGYQILLDELKAEAKGKKYYAKKVNWSEAGEAAIVFAKGKDIIRISAKRIQPLITESTRVPGKGEKFEKLHIDGIEAIYSTGSNAVYSTKLIWEDAENQLEYEIATYKKSPLAKEDLVTIAESILQE from the coding sequence ATGAACCTTACGACAAAAACGATGATCGCCACTGTAAGCATCCTGCTAGCGCTAAGCTCAGCAAGTGGAATCCATGCGGAAGCTGCTGCCAAACCGGTGAAGAAACCTGCGACAAAGGCAGCTTCGAGCAAAAACAATCTTGAGCTGCAGAAAAAAGAGGCGGAAGCAATATTCAACAAAGTGGATGAGCAAGGCGGTTTAAGGGTCATGTATGACGGTGTTAACAATATATTAAATTATACGTACCGCTCCATAACGAGTTTAGATCACGAAGAATATACACAGCTGTCAATCAAACACAAAGCGCCGGATTTACAGCAGCCGGAATGGCTTCCGGAAGGATATGTTTTTCAATCGGGGGAAATCATACCTCCATACTTTCACTTTCTTAGTGAAGGGTATCAAATTTTGTTAGATGAACTCAAAGCGGAAGCAAAAGGGAAAAAATATTACGCTAAAAAGGTAAATTGGAGCGAAGCCGGGGAAGCGGCCATTGTCTTCGCGAAAGGGAAGGATATCATTCGAATCAGCGCCAAAAGAATTCAGCCGCTAATTACAGAAAGTACGCGCGTACCAGGGAAGGGCGAGAAATTTGAAAAGCTGCATATAGACGGAATCGAGGCGATCTATTCTACGGGTTCAAATGCTGTCTACTCGACCAAGCTCATCTGGGAGGATGCGGAAAACCAGCTGGAGTACGAGATTGCTACCTATAAGAAAAGCCCTCTGGCGAAAGAAGATCTCGTCACGATTGCGGAAAGTATTCTGCAGGAATAG